A stretch of the Lolium perenne isolate Kyuss_39 chromosome 3, Kyuss_2.0, whole genome shotgun sequence genome encodes the following:
- the LOC127345191 gene encoding bidirectional sugar transporter SWEET1a isoform X2 gives MEHVARFFFGVSGNVIALFLFLSPMVTFWRIIKMKSTQDFSGVPYNVALLNCLLLAWYGLPFVSPNNILLSTINVTGSVIEAIYVVIFLIFAERRSRLRLLGLLGGVVAIFTTVVLVSLLALHGNGRDVFCGVAGTVSCICMYAAPLSVMRLVIKTKSVEFMPLLLSLSVFLCGTSWFIYGLLGLDPFIYIPNGCGCFLGMVQLILYAMYRKNKGPATALAGKGDPAAVSAVKGEDAKKVATAVEMAEAKIKVAGTVAVDEPAVAAQV, from the exons GGTCACCTTCTGGAGGATTATCAAGATGAAGTCGACGCAGGATTTCTCCGGCGTGCCGTACAACGTGGCGCTGCTCAACTGCCTCCTATTGGCATG GTACGGTCTGCCGTTCGTGTCCCCGAACAACATCCTGCTGTCGACCATCAACGTGACTGGGTCGGTGATCGAGGCCATCTACGTGGTGATCTTCCTCATCTTCGCGGAGCGCAGGTCCAGGCTCCGGCTGCTGGGCCTACTGGGCGGCGTCGTCGCCATCTTCACCACGGTGGTGCTGGTCTCCCTGCTGGCGCTCCACGGCAACGGCCGCGACGTCTTCTGCGGCGTCGCCGGAACCGTCTCCTGCATCTGCATGTACGCCGCGCCTCTTTCCGTCATG aGGCTGGTGATCAAGACCAAGAGCGTGGAGTTCATGCCGCTCCTGTTGTCCCTCTCCGTCTTCCTCTGCGGCACCTCCTGGTTCATCTACGGCCTGCTCGGCCTCGACCCGTTCATCTAC ATCCCCAACGGGTGCGGCTGCTTCCTGGGCATGGTGCAGCTCATCCTCTACGCCATGTACCGGAAAAACAAGGGCCCCGCTACCGCGCTGGCGGGCAAGGGTGATCCCGCCGCAGTA TCGGCCGTCAAGGGAGAAGACGCCAAGAAGGTCGCCACCGCGGTGGAGATGGCCGAGGCTAAGATCAAGGTCGCCGGCACCGTGGCCGTGGACGAGCCGGCCGTCGCGGCCCAGGTGTAG
- the LOC127345191 gene encoding bidirectional sugar transporter SWEET1a isoform X3, with product MEHVARFFFGVSGNVIALFLFLSPMVTFWRIIKMKSTQDFSGVPYNVALLNCLLLAWYGLPFVSPNNILLSTINVTGSVIEAIYVVIFLIFAERRSRLRLLGLLGGVVAIFTTVVLVSLLALHGNGRDVFCGVAGTVSCICMYAAPLSVMRLVIKTKSVEFMPLLLSLSVFLCGTSWFIYGLLGLDPFIYIPNGCGCFLGMVQLILYAMYRKNKGPATALAGKGDPAAVVEVEGAKKAAAPVEMAEAKIKVAGTVAVDEPAVAAQV from the exons GGTCACCTTCTGGAGGATTATCAAGATGAAGTCGACGCAGGATTTCTCCGGCGTGCCGTACAACGTGGCGCTGCTCAACTGCCTCCTATTGGCATG GTACGGTCTGCCGTTCGTGTCCCCGAACAACATCCTGCTGTCGACCATCAACGTGACTGGGTCGGTGATCGAGGCCATCTACGTGGTGATCTTCCTCATCTTCGCGGAGCGCAGGTCCAGGCTCCGGCTGCTGGGCCTACTGGGCGGCGTCGTCGCCATCTTCACCACGGTGGTGCTGGTCTCCCTGCTGGCGCTCCACGGCAACGGCCGCGACGTCTTCTGCGGCGTCGCCGGAACCGTCTCCTGCATCTGCATGTACGCCGCGCCTCTTTCCGTCATG aGGCTGGTGATCAAGACCAAGAGCGTGGAGTTCATGCCGCTCCTGTTGTCCCTCTCCGTCTTCCTCTGCGGCACCTCCTGGTTCATCTACGGCCTGCTCGGCCTCGACCCGTTCATCTAC ATCCCCAACGGGTGCGGCTGCTTCCTGGGCATGGTGCAGCTCATCCTCTACGCCATGTACCGGAAAAACAAGGGCCCCGCTACCGCGCTGGCGGGCAAGGGTGATCCCGCCGCAGTAGTCGAAGTGGAAGGCGCCAAGAAGGCCGCTGCCCCGGTGGAG ATGGCCGAGGCTAAGATCAAGGTCGCCGGCACCGTGGCCGTGGACGAGCCGGCCGTCGCGGCCCAGGTGTAG
- the LOC127345191 gene encoding bidirectional sugar transporter SWEET1a isoform X1, with amino-acid sequence MEHVARFFFGVSGNVIALFLFLSPMVTFWRIIKMKSTQDFSGVPYNVALLNCLLLAWYGLPFVSPNNILLSTINVTGSVIEAIYVVIFLIFAERRSRLRLLGLLGGVVAIFTTVVLVSLLALHGNGRDVFCGVAGTVSCICMYAAPLSVMRLVIKTKSVEFMPLLLSLSVFLCGTSWFIYGLLGLDPFIYIPNGCGCFLGMVQLILYAMYRKNKGPATALAGKGDPAAVVEVEGAKKAAAPVEVAEDKIKVDNIVAVDKSAVKGEPSAAGEEVEDAKKAAAEVKIKVDDIVAVDKSAVKGKSSAAGEQVGGHQ; translated from the exons GGTCACCTTCTGGAGGATTATCAAGATGAAGTCGACGCAGGATTTCTCCGGCGTGCCGTACAACGTGGCGCTGCTCAACTGCCTCCTATTGGCATG GTACGGTCTGCCGTTCGTGTCCCCGAACAACATCCTGCTGTCGACCATCAACGTGACTGGGTCGGTGATCGAGGCCATCTACGTGGTGATCTTCCTCATCTTCGCGGAGCGCAGGTCCAGGCTCCGGCTGCTGGGCCTACTGGGCGGCGTCGTCGCCATCTTCACCACGGTGGTGCTGGTCTCCCTGCTGGCGCTCCACGGCAACGGCCGCGACGTCTTCTGCGGCGTCGCCGGAACCGTCTCCTGCATCTGCATGTACGCCGCGCCTCTTTCCGTCATG aGGCTGGTGATCAAGACCAAGAGCGTGGAGTTCATGCCGCTCCTGTTGTCCCTCTCCGTCTTCCTCTGCGGCACCTCCTGGTTCATCTACGGCCTGCTCGGCCTCGACCCGTTCATCTAC ATCCCCAACGGGTGCGGCTGCTTCCTGGGCATGGTGCAGCTCATCCTCTACGCCATGTACCGGAAAAACAAGGGCCCCGCTACCGCGCTGGCGGGCAAGGGTGATCCCGCCGCAGTAGTCGAAGTGGAAGGCGCCAAGAAGGCCGCTGCCCCGGTGGAGGTGgccgaggacaagatcaaggtcgacaacatcgtcgctgtcgacaagtcGGCCGTCAAGGGAGAGCCTTCCGCCGCAGGAGAGGAGGTGGAGGACGCCAAGAAGGCCGCCGCCGAGGTCAAGATCAAGGTCGACGacatcgtcgctgtcgacaagtcGGCCGTCAAGGGAAAGTCTTCCGCCGCAGGAGAGCAGGTGGGAGGACACCAATAA